The DNA sequence CGAGGGCGACTCCACCGTCATCAGCGAGGGCGGCGAAGCCACCTGCTTCTACGTCCTCCTGAACGGCGCCATCCGGATGACGCGCCTGGTCAGCGGCACCGAGGTCGAGACGAACCGGTCAGACCAGCGCGGTGCCTACTTCGGCGCGACGCAGTTCTTCGTCCACCAGGACGCCGAGCACACCTACGGCGCCACCGTGCGGGCGCTGTCCGACGTCACGCTGCTTGCGCTGCCGTCGAAGGAGTTCTCCGTCGAGTTCCGCAAGTGGTTCCCGATGGCCACGCACCTCCTCGAGGGCATGTACCTCGGCTGGCGCAACAGCGACACCGTGATCGGCTCGCGCCGGCGCCTGCTCGCCCTCGGCGAGCTCTCCGCGGGCCTGACGCACGAGCTGAACAACCCGGCGGCCGCGGCCGTGCGGGCCACCGCGTCCCTGCGCGAGCGCGTCGCCGGCATGCGGCACAAGCTGGCCTTCCTGGCGAAGAAGGACATCGACCCGGAGCTGCTCTACCAGCTCATCGACGTCCAGGAGCGCCTGGTCAAGCAGGTCGCGCAGGCGCCGAAGCTGACCGCGATGCAGCAGGCCGACCGCGAGGACGAGATCGGCGACTGGTTCGACGACCGCGGCATCGACGGCGGCTGGGACCTCGCCGACATCTACGTCCGCGCCGGGCTGACCACGCCCGACCTCGACCACGTGCTGGAGCAGGTCGGCGACACCTTCATCGACGGCGCCGTCCGCTGGCTCGCCTACGCGCTCGAGACCGAGATGCTGATGGGCGAGATCGAGGACTCCACCACGCGCATCTCGGCGCTGGTCGGCAAGGCCAAGCAGTACTCCCAGATGGACCGCGCGCCGCACCAGTGGGTCGACGTCCACGACGGCCTCGACTCCACCCTCGTGATGCTGTCGGGCAAGATCGGCGGCATCCGCGTCGTCAAGGAGTACGACCGCAGCCTGCCGAAGATCCCCGCGTACCCGGGTGAGCTGAACCAGGTCTGGACGAACATCATCGACAACGCCATCGGCGCGATGAAGGGCGACGGCACGCTGACCCTGCGCACGTGGGGCCAGAACGAGCAGGTGCGCGTCGAGATCGGCGACACCGGCCCGGGCATCCCGGCGGACGTCAAGCCGCGGATCTTCGAGCCGTTCTTCACCACGAAGCCGGTCGGCGAAGGCACCGGGCTCGGCCTGGACATCTCGTGGAAGATCGTCGTCGAGCGCCACCAGGGCGACCTGCGCGTCGAGTCCGAACCCGGGAACACCCGGTTCGAGGTCTGCCTGCCGACGGTCGAGCAGGCCTCGCTCTGATGGCGTCCGTCCCGACGGTCACGACCGAGCTCGGGGCGCTGGTGGGGCTGGCGGGCGACGGCGTCCGCGTGTGGCGCGGGATCCCGTACGCCCGCCCGCCGGTCGGCGAGCTGCGCTGGAAGGCGCCGCGGCCGCCGTCGCTGTCCGGTGGCGTGCACGTCGCCACCGAGTACGGGCCGCACGCGATGCAGTCGCCGGACCCGATGAACCCGTCCGCGGTGTGCGACGAGGACTGCCTGTACCTCAACGTCTGCACGCCGGAAGGGCCCGCGCCCGAAGGCGGCCAGCCGGTGCTGTTCTGGCTGCACGGCGGCGGGTACCGCGTCGGCCACGGCGAGCAGCTGGGCGACGGCGAGGAGTTCGCGCGCGCCGGGATCGTCGTCGTCACGATCAACTACCGGCTCGGCTCGCTCGGGTTCCTGCACCTCGCCGGGATCTTCGGGGACGCCGAAGCGGACGCCGGGGTGTGCGGCCTGCTCGACCAGATCGAGGCGCTGAAGTGGGTGCGCCGCAACATCTCCGCGTTCGGGGGCGACCCGGAGCGGATCACGGTCTACGGCGTCTCGGCGGGGGCGAAGAGCCTCGGGAACCTGATGGGCAGCCCGCTTTCCGCCGGGTTGTTCGCCCAGGGGATCAGCAGCAGCGGCGGCGCCGACCACGTGGCGACGCCGGACGCCGGGACGGCGCTGGCGCGGCGGCTCCTCGACGAGGTCGGCTGCCACGACGCCGAAGCGTTGCGGTCCTTGCCCGCCAAGGAGTTCATCGAGGCGCAGGAACGGATCCTGACCGGGCTGCAGGCGCTGTGGCTCTGGCGCCCGACCCTGCACCCGCGGGTGCTGCCCGAGGTGCCGATCGAGCCGATCCGGCGGGGGAGCGCGGCCGGGATCCCGCTGCTGATCGGCTGCAACAGCAACGAAGGCAGCACGTACGCGCTGATGCTCGGCGACGACGTCGCGACGGCGCCGGCGAGCGTCGTCCTGAACGGCATCCTCGGCGAGGAACGCGCTTCGCACCTCCTCGAGACCTACCTCCGGCGCGTCCCCGACCTGAAGGCGGCGAAGATCGCCGCGATGGGCGACGAGCGCTACGGAATCCCGACGCAGCGCCTCGCCGACGCGCAGTCCGCGCACGCGCCCGTCTTCCGCTACCGCATCGACATCGCCGCGCCCGGCGTGCCCGAGCAGCTCGACGGCGGCCACGGCACCGAGACGACGATGGCGTGGAAGGTCCCGATGCCGCTGTTCGACCAGGCCATCGCGGTCAACCCGAAGCGGGAGCGCGCCGCGCTGCTCATCCACCGCGCCTGGGTGCGGTTCATCCGCGACGGCGTCGCCGACGCCGACGGCCCCGAATGGCCCGCCTACGGACCCGAACTGCGCCCGGTGCTGGTTTTCCGGGAAGACACCGATCTGGTGCTCGACCCACGGCCGGACGAGCGGAAGTCCTGGGGCGACACGGAATGGGCGTCCGGGACCTGGTTCCCGGTGACCTGAGACCGTTCCTTCACCCGCCGTTCACTTCGAACGGGCTCGCTCCCGCGTCCAATGAGCGAAGGCCCATCGAGGGGAGTGGCTCGTGAAACGCCGGGTGTCGATCGGACTGGCCGTGGTGCTCGTGCTGGCCGTCGTCGGGGTGATCATCTGGGGGCGTGGCGACGGCACCGCGTCCGGTGTCGCGACCGTGCGCGGGGTGATCGGCTCGGAGAAGCAGGCGTTCTTCACCGACCAGCGCGTGGCCGACGCCTTCGCGCGGCACGGGCTGAAGGTCGAAGTGGACACCGCGGGCTCGCGGCAGATCGCGACGACCGTGGACCTTGGCAAGTACGCGTTCGCGTTCCCGTCGTCTTCGCCCGCGGCGCAGAAGATCCAGCGCGACCGCAAGGTGACGACGGTGTACACGCCGTTCCAGTCGCCGATGGCGGTCGCCAGCTTCGAGCCGATCGTGGCGCTGCTGCGGGCGAACGGCGTGGTGCACCAGGGCGCCGGCGACTACGACGTGCTCGACATCGCGAAGTACCTCGACCTGGCGAAGGCCGGGACGCGCTGGGACCAGCTGCCCGGCAACACCGCCTACCCGGCCCGCAAGAACGTCCTCGTCACGACGACCGACCCGCGCGAGTCGAACTCCGCGGCGATGTACCTGTCGATCGTTTCCTTCGTGGCCAACGGGAACGCCGTCGTCAGCACGCCCGGGCAGGAGGCGGCGGTGCTGCCGTCGGTGGCGAAGCTGTTCCTGGACCAGGGGTACACGCAGAACAGCACCGAAGGGCCGTTCGAGGACTACCTGTCGGCGGGCATGGGGAAGACGCCGCTGGCGCTGATCTACGAGTCGCAGTTCGTGGACCGGGTGGTGCGCGGCGACGGCTCGATCCGGCCGGACATGCGGCTGCTCTACACGGCGCCGACGGTGTACTCGAAGCACACGATGGTGCCGTTGACGGCCGGCGGGGACGAGGTCGGGCGGCTGCTCGCCACCGATCCCGAGCTGGGCAAGCTCGCCGCGACGTTCGGCTTCCGCACCACCGACCCGAAGCTGTTCGCCGAGGTCGCCGCGCCGGCGCACGTGCCTGCCGACCTGGTGGACGCCGTCGAACCGCCGTCGTTCGAAACGCTCGAGCGGCTGCTCGACGCCGTCGGCAAGCAGTACTGACGTGGACTTCGCCCTCACCCCACCGGAACCGGTCGCCGCGATCCCCGTCGAGCGCGCCGCCGGCCTCATCACACTCGGCGAGGACACCCGCGCCGACGTGGCCGCGCGCGCCGACGGGTTCGCGACACGGCTGGCGGCGCTGGACGTCCGGTCGCCGGAGTTCACCGACCTGCTGGACGAGCTGCTGGCCGTCGGCGAGGCCGACATGCGGGCCGCGGCGGGCGTCGCGGGGACGATGCTCGACCGGTCGATGCGCAGCGTCGCGTCCCCGCAGGACGCGGTCACGACGAGCCTGGCCGGCCTGCGCCGCACGGTCGCCGGGCTCGACCCCGCGAAGCTGCCGCTGACCGGGCGGAAGCTGCTCGGGATGTTCCCGGTCGCCGCGGGCGCGAAGCGCGCTCTGGACCGTTACCGCGCGGCGAACGAGCCGGTCAACGCGCTCGTCGTCGACCTGCGCGGCCGCCAGGACGTCCTGCGCCGCGACAACGCCGCGATCAAGGGCGAGCGCGAGCGGCTGTGGAAGGTGCTGGGGAAGCTCGCCGAGGCGGCCGCCTTCGCCGAGGCCGTCGACGGCGCCATCGAACGGCAGGCCGCCGTCTTCGACCTGACGGACCCGGTGCGCGCGCAGGCGTTGCGCGGCGACGTGCTGTATCCGATCCGGCAGCGGCACCAGGACCTGCTCACCCGGCTCGCGGTCGGCGCGCAGGGCTACCTGGCACTGGACCTGGTGCGCAAGAACAACGACGAGCTGATCCGAGGCGTCGAGCGGGCGGTGTCGACGACGGTGTCCGCGTTGCGGGTCGCCCTGCTGGTCAGCGGCGCGCTGGCGAGCCAGCGGGACGTCCTGGACGAGGTCGCGGCGCTCCAGGCGACCACCGACGGGTTGATCCGCGCCAACACCGAGCTGCTGGCCCTGCAGTCCGCGGAGATCCGGAAGGCGAGCAGCGACCCGGCCGTCGCGACCGAGACGATCCGGCAGTCGTTCGACCGGATCTACGCCTCGATCGACGCGATCGACGGGTTCCGCGCCGACGCCGTCCGCTCGATGGCGGCGACCGTCGAGTCGCTGTCCGGGGAGATCCGCCGCGCCGAGGTCCACCTGCGCCGTTCGCACGAGGGGGAAGCATGATCCGGAAGCTGGGGGCGCTCGCCCTCGGTGTGGTGCTGCTGGCGGGCTGTTCGGATTCTTCGTCCGCCCCACTGGGCGATCCTGAGCCGGGCGTGCTCAGGGTGCTCGCGGGCAGTGAGCTGGCGGACCTGCAGCCGGTGCTCGACGAAGCCGCGAAGGCCACCGGCGTGCAGGTCAAGTTCACCTTCACCGGGACCCTGGAGGGCGCCGAAGCGCTGGCGAACGGCAGCGTCGACGGGAAGTACGACGCGGTGTGGTTCTCGTCGAACCGCTACCCGGCGGCCATTCCCGAAGCGGCGAAGCGGCTCGGGAACCAGGTCAAGATCATGAGCTCGCCGGTGGTGCTCGGACTGGCGACGTCGGTGGTGCAGCGGCTCGGCTGGGCGGGGAAGCCGGTCAGCTGGGGCGAAATCGCGGCGCAGGCCGGGAAGAAGGCGTTCAGCTACGGGATGACGGACCCGTCGGCGTCGAACTCCGGGTTCTCGGCGCTGGTCGGGGTCGCTTCGGCGCTGGCCGGCGCGGGCAACGCGATCGACGCGCGGCAGATCGCTTCGGTGACGCCGCAGCTGACGCAGTTCTTCAGCGCGCAGGCGCTTTCGGCGGGCTCTTCGGGCTGGCTGTCGGACGCGTACACGCGGCGGGCGACCGGGCAGGATCCCGGGCAGAAGGTCGACGGACTGATCAACTACGAGTCCGTCCTGCTCTCGGCGAACGCGTCCGGGAAGCTGCCGGAGCCGCTGACGCTGATCTACCCGAGCGACGGAGTCGTCACGGCGGACTACCCGCTGACCCTGCTGGCGGACGCCGGTTCCGACGCGCGCTCGGCGCACCAGCGGCTTTCGGACCACCTGCGGACGCCGGACGTCCAGAAGCGGATCATGGAGACGACGCAGCGGCGTCCGGTCGTCCCGGGCGTCGCGCTGGGGGCGCAGTTCGCCGCGCACGACCTCGTCGAGCTGCCGTTCCCGGCGACGCAGCAGGCCGTGGACGCGCTGCTCCAGGCGTACTTCGACAAGATCCGCCGCCCGTCGCGGACGCTGTACGTGCTCGACACGTCCGGGTCGATGAAGGGCGACCGGATCGACTCGCTGCGATCCGCGCTGGCGGGGCTGACCGGCGCGGACAACTCGCTGACCGGGCGGTACCGGCGGTTCCGGAGCCGTGAAGAGGTGCTGATGCTGCCGTTCAACACGCGGCCTTCGGGGGCCACGACGTTCACCGTGCCGGAACAGGACCCCACGACCGAGCTGGCGCGCATCAAGGCGTTCGCGGAGGGTCTGTCGGCCGGCGGTGGGACGGCGATCTACGACAGCCTGGCGGAGGCGTACCGCGAGCTGGAACCGTTGCAGGCTCGCGATCCGGACCGGTTCACGTCGATCGTCCTGATGACCGACGGCGAGAACGCGAACGGCTCGTCGTTCCCGGACTTCAAGCTGGCGTTCGGGACGATCCCGCCGTCGGTGAAGCAGGTCCCGGTGTTCACGGTGCTGTTCGGCGAAGGCAGCAGCGACGAACTGACCGACGTCGCCACGATGACCGGCGGCAAGGTGTTCGACGCGCGCGAGGTCCAGCTGTCCGATGTGTTCAAGGAGATCCGCGGGTACCAATGATGCTGCGCTATCTGGGCTCGGCCAAGAACCTCGCCGGCTGCGTCGGCGGGCTGATCGGCGTCGTGCTGTACCTGACGGGGGCGGTCGGCTGGTTCTGGCCGTTCGTGGTGGTGGCGTTGTACCTGGCGG is a window from the Amycolatopsis sp. cg9 genome containing:
- a CDS encoding carboxylesterase/lipase family protein — protein: MASVPTVTTELGALVGLAGDGVRVWRGIPYARPPVGELRWKAPRPPSLSGGVHVATEYGPHAMQSPDPMNPSAVCDEDCLYLNVCTPEGPAPEGGQPVLFWLHGGGYRVGHGEQLGDGEEFARAGIVVVTINYRLGSLGFLHLAGIFGDAEADAGVCGLLDQIEALKWVRRNISAFGGDPERITVYGVSAGAKSLGNLMGSPLSAGLFAQGISSSGGADHVATPDAGTALARRLLDEVGCHDAEALRSLPAKEFIEAQERILTGLQALWLWRPTLHPRVLPEVPIEPIRRGSAAGIPLLIGCNSNEGSTYALMLGDDVATAPASVVLNGILGEERASHLLETYLRRVPDLKAAKIAAMGDERYGIPTQRLADAQSAHAPVFRYRIDIAAPGVPEQLDGGHGTETTMAWKVPMPLFDQAIAVNPKRERAALLIHRAWVRFIRDGVADADGPEWPAYGPELRPVLVFREDTDLVLDPRPDERKSWGDTEWASGTWFPVT
- a CDS encoding ATP-binding protein produces the protein MSALPREELRGLFLFEHLSEEQLDWVAANAVLEEYEGDSTVISEGGEATCFYVLLNGAIRMTRLVSGTEVETNRSDQRGAYFGATQFFVHQDAEHTYGATVRALSDVTLLALPSKEFSVEFRKWFPMATHLLEGMYLGWRNSDTVIGSRRRLLALGELSAGLTHELNNPAAAAVRATASLRERVAGMRHKLAFLAKKDIDPELLYQLIDVQERLVKQVAQAPKLTAMQQADREDEIGDWFDDRGIDGGWDLADIYVRAGLTTPDLDHVLEQVGDTFIDGAVRWLAYALETEMLMGEIEDSTTRISALVGKAKQYSQMDRAPHQWVDVHDGLDSTLVMLSGKIGGIRVVKEYDRSLPKIPAYPGELNQVWTNIIDNAIGAMKGDGTLTLRTWGQNEQVRVEIGDTGPGIPADVKPRIFEPFFTTKPVGEGTGLGLDISWKIVVERHQGDLRVESEPGNTRFEVCLPTVEQASL
- a CDS encoding substrate-binding domain-containing protein; translated protein: MRKLGALALGVVLLAGCSDSSSAPLGDPEPGVLRVLAGSELADLQPVLDEAAKATGVQVKFTFTGTLEGAEALANGSVDGKYDAVWFSSNRYPAAIPEAAKRLGNQVKIMSSPVVLGLATSVVQRLGWAGKPVSWGEIAAQAGKKAFSYGMTDPSASNSGFSALVGVASALAGAGNAIDARQIASVTPQLTQFFSAQALSAGSSGWLSDAYTRRATGQDPGQKVDGLINYESVLLSANASGKLPEPLTLIYPSDGVVTADYPLTLLADAGSDARSAHQRLSDHLRTPDVQKRIMETTQRRPVVPGVALGAQFAAHDLVELPFPATQQAVDALLQAYFDKIRRPSRTLYVLDTSGSMKGDRIDSLRSALAGLTGADNSLTGRYRRFRSREEVLMLPFNTRPSGATTFTVPEQDPTTELARIKAFAEGLSAGGGTAIYDSLAEAYRELEPLQARDPDRFTSIVLMTDGENANGSSFPDFKLAFGTIPPSVKQVPVFTVLFGEGSSDELTDVATMTGGKVFDAREVQLSDVFKEIRGYQ
- a CDS encoding toxic anion resistance protein codes for the protein MDFALTPPEPVAAIPVERAAGLITLGEDTRADVAARADGFATRLAALDVRSPEFTDLLDELLAVGEADMRAAAGVAGTMLDRSMRSVASPQDAVTTSLAGLRRTVAGLDPAKLPLTGRKLLGMFPVAAGAKRALDRYRAANEPVNALVVDLRGRQDVLRRDNAAIKGERERLWKVLGKLAEAAAFAEAVDGAIERQAAVFDLTDPVRAQALRGDVLYPIRQRHQDLLTRLAVGAQGYLALDLVRKNNDELIRGVERAVSTTVSALRVALLVSGALASQRDVLDEVAALQATTDGLIRANTELLALQSAEIRKASSDPAVATETIRQSFDRIYASIDAIDGFRADAVRSMAATVESLSGEIRRAEVHLRRSHEGEA